The following proteins are encoded in a genomic region of Thiomonas sp. X19:
- a CDS encoding P-loop NTPase fold protein yields the protein MIPTDNETKVDLLNNEAFATTIIGLLREKPDHPVTIGFHGDWGVGKSSVLEMIE from the coding sequence GTGATTCCGACTGACAACGAAACCAAAGTTGATTTGCTCAACAACGAAGCGTTCGCGACGACCATCATCGGACTGCTGCGCGAGAAACCGGATCACCCTGTCACGATCGGTTTCCACGGCGACTGGGGCGTGGGGAAGTCCAGTGTCCTGGAGATGATCGAGTGA